One window from the genome of Mycolicibacterium gadium encodes:
- a CDS encoding MlaE family ABC transporter permease, producing MIEQLAAPTRAVGGFFEMSMDTFVKIFRRPFQFREYLDQTWMIARVALIPTLLISIPFTVLVAFTLNILLREIGAADLSGSGTAFGTVTQLGPISTVLVIAGAGATAICADLGARTIREEIDAMRVLGIDPIQRLVVPRVLASTTVALLLNGLVIAIGLTGGYVFSVLLQGVNPGAFINGLTILTGLGELVISEVKALLFGVMAGLVGCYRGLTVKGGPKGVGEAVNETVIYAFICLFVINVLMTAIGVRVLG from the coding sequence TTGATCGAACAGCTCGCGGCACCGACTCGGGCCGTGGGCGGTTTCTTCGAAATGTCGATGGACACCTTCGTCAAGATATTTCGACGCCCCTTTCAGTTCCGCGAGTATCTCGACCAGACGTGGATGATCGCGCGTGTTGCGCTCATCCCGACCCTGTTGATCTCGATCCCGTTCACAGTGCTGGTCGCGTTCACCCTCAACATCCTCTTGCGCGAGATCGGCGCGGCGGACCTGTCCGGCTCCGGTACCGCGTTCGGCACGGTGACGCAGCTGGGCCCGATCTCGACCGTGCTCGTGATCGCCGGCGCCGGCGCCACCGCGATCTGCGCCGACCTGGGTGCCCGCACCATCCGTGAAGAGATCGATGCGATGCGAGTGCTCGGCATCGACCCCATTCAGCGCCTTGTGGTTCCGCGTGTGCTGGCCTCGACCACCGTCGCCCTGCTGCTCAACGGCTTGGTGATCGCGATCGGTCTCACCGGCGGTTACGTGTTCTCCGTGCTGCTGCAGGGGGTGAACCCCGGTGCGTTCATCAACGGTCTGACGATCCTGACCGGCTTGGGCGAGTTGGTGATCTCCGAAGTCAAGGCCCTTTTGTTCGGTGTGATGGCAGGCCTCGTCGGCTGCTACCGCGGCCTGACCGTCAAGGGTGGACCCAAGGGCGTCGGAGAGGCCGTCAACGAGACCGTGATCTATGCGTTCATCTGCCTGTTCGTCATCAACGTTCTGATGACCGCAATCGGCGTTCGGGTGCTCGGCTGA
- a CDS encoding 3-oxoacyl-ACP reductase produces MTADATDLSGLVAVVTGAAAGLGRAEAIGLARAGATVVVNDIAGALDGSDVVDEIVAAGSKAVAVAGDISERSTADELVSTADGLGGLSIVVNNAGITRDRMLFNMTDEDWDAVIAVHLRGHFLLTRNAATYWRAKAKSAGADGAGRVYGRVINTSSEAGLVGPVGQANYGAAKAGITALTLTMARALDRYGVRANAIAPRARTAMTAEVFGEAPELTEGQIDSLSPEHVVTLVQFLASPAAEGVNGQLFIVYGPTVTLVAAPTVEAQFSALGDAWKPADLSITLRDYFAERGSDANFAATDIMNS; encoded by the coding sequence ATGACTGCAGATGCGACTGATCTTTCCGGCCTCGTCGCCGTGGTGACCGGTGCGGCCGCCGGGCTGGGCCGGGCCGAGGCCATCGGTCTCGCGCGAGCCGGCGCCACCGTCGTCGTCAACGACATCGCAGGTGCGTTGGATGGCTCCGACGTGGTCGACGAGATCGTCGCCGCCGGTTCCAAGGCAGTCGCGGTCGCCGGTGACATCAGCGAGCGGTCGACGGCCGACGAGCTGGTGTCCACCGCCGACGGCCTCGGCGGTCTGAGCATCGTCGTCAACAATGCGGGCATCACGCGCGACCGCATGCTGTTCAACATGACCGATGAGGACTGGGATGCGGTCATCGCCGTCCATCTGCGGGGTCACTTCCTGCTGACCCGCAACGCAGCCACGTATTGGCGCGCGAAAGCCAAGTCGGCCGGAGCAGATGGGGCCGGCCGCGTCTACGGCCGCGTCATCAATACGTCGTCGGAGGCCGGCCTGGTCGGGCCGGTCGGGCAGGCCAACTACGGCGCTGCGAAGGCGGGCATCACCGCGCTGACGCTGACGATGGCGCGGGCCCTGGATCGCTACGGCGTGCGGGCCAACGCGATCGCGCCCCGCGCCCGCACCGCGATGACCGCCGAGGTGTTCGGCGAGGCGCCGGAACTGACCGAGGGGCAGATCGACTCGCTGTCGCCCGAGCATGTCGTCACGTTGGTGCAATTTCTGGCATCGCCCGCTGCGGAAGGCGTCAACGGACAGCTCTTCATCGTTTACGGTCCTACGGTGACGCTTGTTGCGGCGCCAACGGTCGAAGCTCAGTTCAGCGCGCTGGGTGACGCCTGGAAACCAGCGGATCTGTCAATTACCCTGCGCGACTACTTTGCTGAGCGCGGCTCGGATGCGAATTTCGCGGCGACCGACATTATGAATTCATAA
- a CDS encoding ferredoxin, with the protein MRVEVDRDRCEGNAVCVGIAPDLFDLDDEDYAVVKADPVPADQEDLAEQSIAECPRAALIRRD; encoded by the coding sequence ATGCGAGTGGAAGTGGACCGTGACCGTTGCGAAGGCAACGCCGTATGCGTTGGAATTGCCCCCGACCTGTTCGATCTCGACGACGAGGATTACGCGGTCGTCAAGGCCGATCCGGTGCCCGCCGACCAGGAGGACCTGGCGGAGCAATCGATCGCCGAGTGCCCTCGAGCAGCCCTGATCCGCAGAGACTAG
- a CDS encoding acyl-CoA dehydrogenase family protein, whose product MRIGYTPEQEELRRELRAYFTKLMTPERAEALASSDGEMGRGNVYRDTVAQMGKDGWLTLSWPKEYGGQARPPMDGLIFNDEAAIANVPVPFLTINSVAPTIMHFGSDEQKKFFLPKIAAGELHFAIGYSEPGAGTDLAALRTTAVRDGDDYVINGQKMWTSLIAYADYVWLAVRTNPEAKKHRGISMLIVPTTAEGFSWTPVHTMAGVDTSATYYQDVRVPVSSLVGEENAGWKLVTNQLNHERVALVSAQPIFSALDGVREWAQNTKDAHGRRVIDSEWVQLNLARVHAKAEVLKLINWELASSTDAAPSPADASAAKVYGTELATEAYRLLMEVLGTAATLRTNTPGALLRGRIERMHRSCLILTFGGGTNEIQRDIIGMVALGLPRVNR is encoded by the coding sequence ATGCGGATCGGCTACACCCCAGAGCAGGAGGAGTTGCGCCGCGAGCTACGGGCGTACTTCACCAAGCTGATGACCCCCGAGCGCGCCGAAGCGCTGGCCTCCAGCGACGGAGAGATGGGGCGGGGCAACGTCTATCGCGACACCGTCGCCCAAATGGGCAAGGACGGGTGGCTGACGCTCTCGTGGCCCAAGGAGTACGGCGGCCAGGCGCGTCCGCCGATGGACGGGCTGATCTTCAATGACGAGGCCGCTATCGCGAACGTCCCGGTGCCATTCCTGACCATCAACAGCGTCGCGCCGACGATCATGCACTTCGGCAGCGACGAGCAGAAGAAGTTCTTCCTGCCCAAGATCGCCGCCGGAGAACTGCACTTCGCGATCGGATACTCCGAGCCGGGCGCCGGTACCGACCTGGCCGCGCTGCGGACCACGGCGGTACGCGACGGCGACGACTACGTCATCAACGGTCAGAAGATGTGGACCAGCCTGATCGCCTACGCCGACTACGTGTGGCTCGCGGTGCGCACCAACCCGGAGGCCAAGAAGCACCGCGGCATCTCGATGCTCATCGTGCCGACGACGGCCGAGGGCTTCTCGTGGACGCCGGTGCACACCATGGCCGGCGTCGACACCAGCGCCACCTACTACCAGGACGTGCGGGTGCCGGTTTCCAGCCTCGTCGGCGAGGAGAACGCGGGGTGGAAGCTGGTCACCAATCAGCTCAACCACGAGCGCGTCGCACTGGTTTCCGCGCAGCCGATCTTCTCGGCGCTCGACGGTGTCCGCGAATGGGCGCAGAACACCAAGGACGCCCATGGCAGGCGTGTGATCGACTCCGAATGGGTTCAGCTGAACCTGGCCCGGGTGCACGCCAAAGCCGAAGTACTCAAGCTCATCAACTGGGAGCTCGCCTCCTCCACGGATGCCGCCCCGTCACCGGCTGACGCGTCGGCCGCGAAGGTGTACGGCACCGAATTGGCCACCGAGGCCTACCGACTGCTGATGGAGGTGCTCGGCACCGCCGCGACATTGCGCACGAACACCCCCGGGGCCCTGCTGCGGGGCCGCATCGAACGCATGCACCGCTCGTGCCTGATCCTCACTTTCGGTGGCGGCACGAACGAGATCCAGCGCGACATCATCGGCATGGTCGCGCTCGGCCTGCCCAGGGTCAACCGGTAA
- a CDS encoding acyl-CoA dehydrogenase family protein, whose protein sequence is MDFKTTEASEDLGGLARTITESVSTPERQRELDGLDERFDKTLWSKLIEADILSTAAPESLGGGGFGVLEQVAVLVALGRQMAAVPYLESAVLAAGALATFGSEALQQEWAVPAVNGQKVLSVALDGEMGEGPVQASANGDGFRLTGSRTQVSYGPVADAFLVPAETDSGTRVFVVAAADSGVTVESLSTTGHGSVGHLELRGVELSADRVVGGDEVLAWLTTHGTLGRSAFQLGVVERALELTAEYAREREQFERPIGSFQAVSSRLADGYIDVKALRLTVTQAAWRLSENLPADVEVNTAAFWAAEAGHRVAHTTVHVHGGVGIDTDHPVHRYFLAAKQTEFAVGGATGQLLRIGRELADTPA, encoded by the coding sequence ATGGACTTCAAGACAACTGAGGCATCCGAGGATCTCGGAGGTCTGGCGCGCACCATCACCGAATCGGTCAGCACGCCGGAACGCCAACGCGAACTCGACGGTCTCGACGAACGCTTCGACAAGACGCTGTGGAGCAAGCTGATCGAAGCCGACATCTTGTCCACCGCTGCGCCGGAATCCCTGGGCGGTGGCGGGTTCGGTGTGCTGGAGCAGGTCGCGGTGCTGGTCGCGCTGGGTAGGCAGATGGCCGCCGTTCCGTATCTGGAATCGGCGGTGCTGGCCGCGGGCGCGCTGGCGACGTTCGGGTCCGAAGCGCTGCAGCAGGAGTGGGCGGTGCCCGCCGTCAACGGGCAGAAGGTCCTGTCCGTCGCGCTCGACGGTGAGATGGGCGAGGGCCCGGTCCAGGCGAGTGCGAACGGCGACGGATTCCGGTTGACCGGCAGCCGCACCCAGGTCAGCTACGGCCCGGTTGCCGACGCGTTCCTCGTGCCCGCCGAAACCGATTCCGGCACCAGGGTCTTCGTGGTCGCCGCCGCCGATTCCGGTGTCACGGTCGAGTCGCTGAGCACCACCGGACACGGCAGCGTCGGCCATCTGGAACTCCGCGGTGTCGAGTTGAGCGCCGACCGCGTCGTCGGCGGCGACGAGGTACTCGCCTGGCTGACCACACACGGCACGTTGGGCCGCAGCGCTTTTCAGCTCGGTGTGGTGGAGCGTGCACTCGAGCTCACGGCCGAATACGCCCGCGAGCGTGAGCAGTTCGAGCGGCCGATCGGCAGCTTCCAGGCCGTCTCGTCACGGCTGGCCGATGGCTACATCGACGTCAAGGCGCTGCGCCTCACGGTGACGCAGGCGGCATGGCGGCTGTCCGAAAATCTGCCCGCCGATGTCGAGGTGAATACGGCGGCGTTCTGGGCGGCCGAGGCCGGCCATCGGGTCGCCCACACCACGGTGCACGTGCACGGCGGCGTCGGGATCGACACCGACCACCCGGTGCACAGGTACTTCCTGGCGGCCAAGCAGACCGAGTTCGCGGTCGGCGGGGCCACCGGGCAGCTGCTGCGCATCGGTCGCGAACTGGCCGACACCCCGGCTTGA
- the fadD17 gene encoding long-chain-fatty-acid--CoA ligase FadD17 codes for MNPATGSELPTVTSLIAPLVDVDDRGVYFEDTFTTWREHIANGAAVAAALRARMDPERPPHVGVLLQNTPFFSSVLMAAGLTGIVPVGLNPVRRGAALQRDVTHADCQVVLADSASAAVVGDIEHIDVDSPQWAAEVARYSDEPVVAYDADPGDLFMLIYTSGTSGDPKAVKCSQGKVAIAGQMMTERFELGSRDVCYVSMPLFHSNAVLVGWAVALASQSSLALRRKFSASQFLPDVRRFGATYANYVGKPLSYVLATPEQPDDADNPLRAVYGNEGAPADVERFASRFNTLVMDGFGSTEGGIAIGRTPDTPPGSLGPLPAGTEILDVETGEPCPPGVTGELVNTSNAGRFEGYYNDPDADAQRMRGGAYHSGDLAYCDENGYAYFAGRLGDWMRVDGENLGSAPIERVLLRHPDVVEVAVYGIPAPDVGDQIMAAVVLTDGASFDPEQFREFLADQSDLGPKQWPSYVRVGTDLPRTETFKVIKRRLQAEGTDCDDPVYPVPR; via the coding sequence TTGAACCCGGCGACGGGAAGCGAGCTTCCCACCGTAACCTCGCTGATCGCACCGCTGGTCGACGTCGACGACCGCGGGGTCTACTTCGAGGACACGTTCACCACGTGGCGTGAGCACATCGCCAACGGTGCTGCGGTGGCGGCCGCGCTGCGCGCGCGCATGGATCCTGAGCGGCCGCCGCATGTCGGCGTGCTGCTGCAGAACACCCCGTTCTTCTCGTCGGTTCTGATGGCGGCGGGGCTCACCGGGATCGTGCCGGTGGGGTTGAACCCGGTGCGCCGTGGCGCGGCGCTGCAGCGCGACGTCACGCACGCGGATTGCCAGGTGGTGCTTGCGGATTCGGCATCGGCGGCCGTCGTCGGCGATATCGAGCACATCGACGTCGACTCACCGCAGTGGGCAGCCGAGGTAGCGCGCTACTCCGACGAACCCGTCGTCGCCTACGACGCCGACCCCGGTGATCTGTTCATGCTGATCTATACGTCGGGCACCAGCGGGGACCCCAAGGCGGTCAAGTGCAGCCAGGGCAAGGTCGCCATCGCGGGTCAGATGATGACGGAGCGATTCGAGCTCGGGTCCCGGGACGTCTGCTACGTGTCGATGCCGTTGTTCCACTCGAACGCGGTGCTGGTCGGCTGGGCCGTGGCCTTGGCTTCGCAAAGCTCACTTGCGTTGCGGCGCAAGTTCTCCGCGTCGCAATTTTTGCCCGATGTCCGCCGGTTCGGTGCCACGTACGCCAACTACGTGGGCAAGCCGCTGTCGTATGTGCTCGCCACTCCCGAACAACCCGACGATGCCGACAATCCGCTGCGCGCCGTCTACGGCAACGAGGGCGCACCCGCCGACGTCGAGAGGTTCGCCAGCCGGTTCAACACCCTGGTGATGGACGGGTTCGGTTCGACCGAGGGCGGTATCGCGATCGGCCGCACACCGGACACCCCGCCGGGGTCGCTCGGCCCGCTGCCCGCAGGCACCGAAATTCTCGACGTCGAGACCGGGGAGCCCTGCCCGCCCGGCGTCACGGGCGAGTTGGTGAACACATCCAACGCTGGGCGTTTCGAGGGCTACTACAACGATCCGGACGCCGACGCCCAACGGATGCGCGGCGGGGCATACCACAGTGGCGATCTGGCCTACTGCGACGAGAACGGCTACGCGTACTTCGCCGGCCGACTTGGTGACTGGATGCGCGTCGACGGTGAGAACCTCGGCTCGGCGCCGATCGAGCGGGTGCTACTGCGCCATCCCGACGTCGTCGAAGTGGCGGTGTACGGAATCCCCGCGCCCGATGTCGGCGACCAAATCATGGCGGCGGTGGTGCTGACCGACGGCGCGTCGTTCGATCCGGAACAGTTCCGCGAATTCCTCGCCGATCAATCCGACCTCGGCCCCAAGCAGTGGCCGTCGTATGTGCGAGTCGGTACCGACCTACCCCGCACCGAGACGTTCAAGGTGATCAAACGCCGACTGCAGGCCGAAGGGACCGACTGCGACGATCCGGTGTATCCCGTTCCACGCTGA
- a CDS encoding trimeric intracellular cation channel family protein has protein sequence MLAESPLWLILDLIGTFAFALNGALTAVRAARLDIVGVLALGMFTGLGGGTIRDILLDALPPATFVDWRYLAVAAAGGVIAFALSRFLDRLAETINVLDAIGLSVFAVLGAYKALDMGFGVAQAVIVGAITAVGGGTIRDVMIGRIPTVLRSELYAIPALIGAGCAAAANSFGYQGTLAALGAALVCFAIRVVGMRFDLHAPQPPGRGGPADCR, from the coding sequence ATGTTGGCTGAATCGCCGTTGTGGTTGATCCTCGATCTCATCGGTACGTTTGCGTTCGCGCTCAACGGCGCACTGACCGCGGTGCGCGCCGCGCGGTTGGACATCGTCGGTGTCCTCGCTCTTGGGATGTTCACCGGCCTTGGCGGCGGCACCATCCGTGACATCCTGCTCGATGCCTTGCCGCCTGCCACGTTCGTCGACTGGCGCTACTTGGCTGTCGCCGCGGCAGGCGGGGTGATCGCTTTTGCGCTGAGCCGATTCCTCGACCGTCTTGCCGAGACCATCAACGTTCTCGATGCGATCGGACTGAGCGTCTTCGCGGTGCTCGGTGCATACAAGGCTCTTGATATGGGATTCGGTGTGGCGCAGGCGGTCATCGTCGGAGCGATCACCGCCGTCGGGGGCGGCACGATCCGCGACGTGATGATCGGTCGAATTCCTACGGTCCTTCGTAGCGAGCTGTACGCCATACCCGCCCTGATCGGCGCGGGCTGCGCGGCCGCGGCGAACAGCTTTGGCTATCAGGGGACCCTTGCCGCACTCGGCGCGGCTCTGGTGTGCTTCGCGATTCGCGTGGTCGGCATGCGGTTCGACTTGCACGCACCTCAGCCGCCTGGCCGCGGTGGTCCCGCAGACTGCCGGTAA
- a CDS encoding LpqN/LpqT family lipoprotein, with protein sequence MRRTAITGAAALAATLALVLSGCGSDTKTEPSTSESETTTTTTTTAEAAPTTTAKVAPRDEDAAGPNPTIASYIKENNIQEAPVKRGDPGSPTIDLPIPEGWEPAGENTPEWAYGAIIYTGPEAAEYSPSIVALVSKLTGNVDPQQIIDLAPGELQNLPGWSASNEGQNSTLSDYPAYQLGGTWESEGMTKIVAQKTVVIPGADGLYVLQLNADGLENQGDIVGAATDVIDEQTTITP encoded by the coding sequence ATGAGGCGCACGGCGATCACCGGGGCGGCCGCGTTGGCCGCCACTCTGGCCCTGGTTTTGTCCGGCTGCGGCTCGGACACCAAGACCGAGCCGAGCACCAGCGAGTCGGAGACCACGACCACCACCACGACCACGGCCGAGGCCGCACCGACGACGACGGCCAAAGTCGCTCCTCGCGATGAGGACGCCGCCGGCCCGAACCCGACGATCGCCAGCTACATCAAGGAGAACAACATCCAGGAGGCGCCGGTCAAGCGTGGCGACCCCGGCTCACCCACCATCGATCTGCCGATCCCCGAGGGCTGGGAGCCGGCCGGCGAGAACACCCCGGAGTGGGCCTACGGCGCCATCATCTACACCGGCCCCGAAGCCGCCGAGTACTCCCCGAGCATCGTCGCGCTGGTGTCGAAACTGACCGGCAACGTCGACCCGCAGCAGATCATCGACCTGGCTCCCGGCGAACTGCAGAACCTGCCGGGCTGGAGCGCGTCGAACGAGGGTCAGAACAGCACGCTCAGCGACTACCCGGCCTACCAGCTCGGCGGCACCTGGGAGTCGGAAGGGATGACCAAGATCGTCGCCCAGAAAACCGTCGTGATCCCCGGAGCCGACGGCCTGTACGTGCTGCAGCTCAACGCCGACGGCCTGGAGAACCAGGGCGACATCGTCGGCGCGGCAACGGATGTCATCGACGAGCAGACGACGATCACCCCGTGA